The Kluyveromyces marxianus DMKU3-1042 DNA, complete genome, chromosome 6 genome window below encodes:
- the RBS1 gene encoding Rbs1p has product MEELKVTPALLIALFQKPQDRVFLIELENSIIDFVRSSAYTYQLKPMNSYYRLLSHQVAEYHGLQHTVSKDNDKCVIVYKQSDYEPKTNLVLLQQLEPQVMYQFPPEYYALASMAAANNQQQILHKSLRTKSRQSSNHRRSSTSTTPDSSVNGAVTDTNAEDASTGTGKNQPGTTANKKKVKILKRENDSKQEESKQTSKKDNGSGTESGTEETSAVDDSETANNKDVTPIDLEEQRKLKEQQYNEEKEKIFSGSPLSLTPISTPPVTPTKLSTANRLNDMDDDSPQPHQFETSRFRLNNQNEMRYLKKTHQQHHNRKQYSNNNNSNNNNNNNNNNGNGSGNIHNHNNSNNNRYNKGSIRQHHIQPYFGMPPPMGPMGSGAIPYGYPMIAPMEYMYYPMGNPIPNSQMMIPGQPLYTISPPVYQPYEKKSNTKYDSNGYRKNSGKHNNQRTD; this is encoded by the coding sequence atggaagaattgaaggTAACACCAGCTTTGCTGATAGCATTGTTTCAGAAGCCCCAAGACCGGGTTTTTTTAATTGAGCTTGAGAATAGTATTATTGATTTTGTCAGATCTTCTGCGTATACCTACCAACTGAAACCCATGAACTCGTACTATAGGTTACTCTCTCACCAAGTTGCGGAATACCACGGTCTTCAACATACTGTGTCGAAGGATAATGATAAATGCGTTATTGTTTACAAACAAAGCGATTACGAGCCAAAGACGAATCTTGTGCTGCTACAACAATTGGAGCCCCAAGTCATGTATCAATTTCCTCCGGAGTACTATGCTCTTGCCTCAATGGCCGCAGCAAATAACCAGCAGCAGATTTTGCATAAGAGTCTAAGGACCAAGTCGAGACAAAGCTCGAATCATCGTCGTTCATCGACCTCAACAACACCCGATTCATCAGTCAATGGCGCCGTAACTGACACGAATGCGGAAGACGCCAGTACCGGTACTGGTAAGAATCAGCCTGGGACTACTGCcaataagaagaaggtgaagataCTCAAAAGAGAGAACGATTCGAAACAGGAAGAATCTAAACAAACTTCGAAAAAGGATAATGGATCCGGAACTGAATCCGGAACCGAAGAAACGTCTGCCGTGGACGACAGCGAAACTGCAAACAACAAGGATGTTACTCCAATAgatttggaagaacaaagaaaactaaaagaacaacaatacaatgaagaaaaggagaaaatATTCTCGGGATCGCCATTATCACTCACACCAATCTCAACCCCACCCGTTACTCCTACAAAATTAAGCACAGCAAATAGACTTAATGATATGGATGATGACTCTCCACAACCTCATCAGTTTGAAACTTCACGGTTTAGGCTCAACAATCAAAACGAAATGAGGTATCtcaaaaaaacacaccaacaacatcatAACAGGAAACAATACtctaataacaataatagcaacaacaacaacaataataataataacaatggCAATGGTAGTGGAAATATCCACAACCacaataatagtaataataatagatACAACAAAGGGTCGATAAGACAACACCATATTCAACCTTACTTTGGAATGCCTCCCCCAATGGGACCAATGGGGTCTGGTGCCATTCCATACGGGTACCCAATGATTGCTCCAATGGAATACATGTACTATCCAATGGGCAATCCCATTCCAAATAGCCAAATGATGATACCAGGGCAGCCATTATATACCATTTCACCTCCTGTTTATCAACCCTATGAGAAAAAGAGTAATACGAAGTACGATTCGAATGGGTATAGAAAGAACTCAGGAAAACACAATAATCAGAGAACCGATTAA